The region TGATCCCCAGTGGACCAATAACGCAGTATGCCCAACTTCTCTCGCTGGCCAAAGGCAGAGCCCAAAGAACTTGTCCCTTCCTCCTGTACTCTACAGTTTCCTTGGACCAGTGTCACTTTTCTCTAGTTCTCCATCTCTAACCTCCACTCACTTTTCCCAGTAAGGAAATCCTCCATATACTGGTCCCAGTTTCCTATCTCTGGCATCAGCTTGGCCATGAAGTGGAAGTGGAAGTAGGAAACGGCGTTGTCCTTGGCATTCCTGGCCACATAAATGATCTGCAGAAATACAGCAGAAAgaagagataactgaggaatccaAGCTATAAGCCTCCCACTCACACACTTTGCTTCAGCTGCCAAGAATCCCCtctcctgttttttttaaatttcccgcAGCAGTATTTCCTTATTTTAGGAAAAAACCAGTGCTGGGACTCATACCTGTTTGGAAGTCATCAACACTCACCAGGCCAGCCCACCACTCTGATTAGTGAAGGCGGCTTATTGTAGTTCCTCATTGGTAAGAGCAAGGCACTCTGTtgatgctcagaggcactcttacCTCTTATTATGAATTAAGATGTGCCGAGTTTGAGCCAGGAAACTGAAAGAGGCCCCAGAACATAATTTCTCCTGACCTTGCAATTCTGTTTCCAGAAGGAAGGGGGTAGAAGGTGAACCGGGAGATGAGATTTGAGTGTACGTGGGGAGGGCATAGCCTCTGCCTCCTCAACACCTGAAAAACCATAGGGAAGCATTCAGCCTCCTGCTAAGAAATCCTTCACCCCACTTTCACTCCTATATCCTCTATACCAGTATTGTCACTTTCCTACTTGCCTGAGGGTAAGGGTTTTGGAAGGCACATCTCAATGAAGGGCATCCGTTCGTAGATAGGTGCTCGAGCACATTTTTCTATGTCTCCTCTATGCTGGACCATGTCCACAATTTCCTGAATCCAAGTGGTCCCTGGTGGGAGTTAGAGAAGAAGAAGCATAGATCTTAACGTTCAGTCAGCAACTCTCCATCAGCAAAGCTTCAGGATCACCTCCCCCTTTATCTTCCCACATAAATTGACCCCAGTTTCTCCCTTACCCTATTTACCTGCTTTGGGATAAGTACAGATCAGGAGGTCATCAGGCCTGGCTTGAAAGCCCCATATGGGGTCCCAGTTCTCCAGCATGTATGTGATTAAAGGGACTCCCTCAAACTCCACCAACGTTGTGCGTTTCTTATACTTGGGGTCCAAATCTTGCCACCCAGCTTTAAGATCCATTGCCTGGAAAGGCAGCAGAAGGGATTATACTCAAATATtgtatcacacacacatacacccataACCTGCTGGTGTCCCTGCCCTAGTCTTTCTGGTGCCACCAGCTGGCATGAAGGTAAAACGTCATACCCACCCACCTCCTTTTTGCTTTTCTCCAGGACAGTCAAACTTTGTCTCCCCTCGGTCGCTCTTTTGCTTCCTGAAGTTAGTGCATGATCCAGGAATTACACTGGTATTGTGTGTTTGGGAGAGTCACACACATGTGCTTTTTGATCTGACATTGCTTGTATGCTAGGGCTGGGCATACAACAATGACCTTCCCCTGAGTTCAATTGTTACCCAACAGGTTTAACCCTTTGTGGGGATaagtgcgtgtgtgcatgtgttgaaAGTCAATGTAAAGCTCTGGCAGAGAACTCTGGTAACCGCTCCACATCTTTTGACCCCTTTAAAGCACATACCCTGCCAAGAACTCAAGGGCCCAACATGATACTGTTTGACTTTTGCCCTGTGATAAAAAGGGCAGGGCCCTTGTGTGATCACTAGAGTAGAGAACTTTGTGTGTTTACTGTGGATATACAAACATTCAGGAGCCGGTATAACCCCCTTGAGCagaccacccccccccaaaaggtatAATCATAGACATAATCTTAGGCGtagggccaaactacatcttATATTAAATGTGTCATTTGACACTAtgtgttcatttctttgcttTTAGAGTTAAATAGCAGCAATGGGAGGGGAAGCAGTgggtagctaaccaagttgctgcctggtgcaaagaaGATTCCGTAGCCCCCCTCTgctgcaatgacatcaaatttaattaattaaattgggtctttttatttgttaaagtgagtgagaaatgttagctaatattttgaaatatcaagcacttgttgaaagtacctGTTGCACTTTTATAGCGCAATCTatttatgtctactcaaaagtaaattccattgtgttcaatgaggcttactctctggtaagtgaggtaaggtaggattgtagccttacacagtgtgagaggtgcaggagggggctggagacaaTCCTGACCAGCATCAGACAGCCCCTGCTTTCCTCacaaacacacttcttcctccatCTCCAAACGCATGCAGGCACCCTGTCCCCCTCAcctcctctcttgccatttaagccaaagggggcttcagggggcagcatgtcgagcagggcaggtgggggagacAACGGAGGGAGTCAGGGCTGGCAGGATGGgtgaaggaaagaaagagggtGCGTGTGTATACCTGAACGAACGGGCGGAGGAGAAGGTATGTGCCCAACGCTGATATCAaaatgcccagttcacaatatgaaatacccacaaggcccttctctgaccaaaagcccctctctgacccttgtccaaaagccagcatctaatatccctctcagagaacaagctggcTGTAGTATGGGCCCCtaagggtgaacagaaagccataaacaacGGCAATAAAAAATAAGGATGaaagggtaaaagggatgagttagagtaccagatcctctgTAAGGGATATGTCTGTAAACAAATGGTTGATGCGCATGGTATCGCCCTTCTCAAATTAACATCCTGAGCTGATAAcaaaatgccaaatgttgtttttatgcctgcctgtatgttattcttcccatggatgtttttctctctttgtgtgctcttgtccccctcccctatctaaaataccctataaaacctgcaacaTTGTAATTCTTCAGGGTCCTCCACacgcgcacgtgtgtgtgtgtgggggtcccgtttgcaaacgagtaaacgtttacttttgtcagaagtcctctgaattcccctgtcatctgttgtttgcctctccaaaaatccaaagaaccttGTGCCCATTCGGGATCACCACCACCAGCTCCTCCGCGGTGCCTGTCGTGACCCCACGACCACTGCAAGGGCTAAGctgcccctcttcccccccccacaaacaagCGATTCCTTCCATCTCGGCTGCGGGGAGGGGCAACTGTATGTTGCTGTGACTGTTGCCTTCCCTTAGCGTCCTGCCCTCTAAGGCTAAAGCTGTGATTTATGAGTCCCCACATAGGCTGAGGAATTTCTCTCCCATTATTGGAGAATTTATCAAGATTTCCCCATGTTcttgtccaggggtgtcaaatataaggcccgtgggccgaaTGGGGCCCCCAGAAACCATTTATCCAGCACCtgttgtaattgggctctcccagcatgatattggactctctcatatcttgaaaatatgccacaagatttgcacattttctcttctgtcatttgtagctcatgagtttctatgtgagaacgaagtgcttacttctggctatcatctgctcaatgatgtcactttctgcttagtgatgtcacttctggccctcagcaggcaccatgaatgctaacttcgaccCTCTGATTCCATAAtcagtttgacatccctgtcttgTCATTTTTTCCTGGCTGCCAATCAGATCATTCACCCACCTCATAACATCTAAGGGTGAGTTGGACGCCCATCATTGCAAAAGGGGCAACTTGTATCCAACACTGTGGTCCAAAACCATTCTCTTTTCCCCACTGGCATTCTCCACACTGAAGGAACATACCTGAGCATCCCATGAAGAGAACTGAAAGTGTGATAATGTTAAGGATCATATTTATTCCGAATGACGAAGtggtgtctgccccccccccaaaccattaAAATAAGACTGAGGAAATCCATTCATTTTCTTAGACAGGGATGTATGATTTAATCCACTGGAGGTGCCTGATAAAGGATACATCCACCTGAGAAAAAGAGTCCCATGCCCAAAATGCAGTTGGGTTGACACATTGCTTATTGCTTCAtggattattttatttattagcatGGCCTGCATGCAAGGGAAACACTCAACAAGGAAGACATAATTCTTCTATCATGAGACTGAAACGTAATTAAACATTCACCCAAAAGACACTTCTAAATCAATGCAAATTAATGTCCTGTCCAAAATGACTGTGTAGCTTTGGACTATTGAGGGACGACAGACTAGCCCGGGGACTGTAGAGAAGCACACAGGATTGCGAGAGCCTCTGGTCACCTTTCTCAGCTGTTGTTTATCTCTGCTTCTCTTGTTTAATCCTTTTTAGCACCCAATTGTCCTTGGAGTTTGAggaagggaggaacagaggttATTTAAGGCTAAAGGAAAGATAAACCATTGCCAAAGTTTCCTGCTTCTCTGTGTGTTTgcctaagcagtggttctcacacattttgcaccaggatccactttttagaatgagaatctgtcagaacccaccggaagtgatgtcatgaccgaagtGTCATCTTCaagcaatcctaaactgcaatcctacccacacttatccaggagtaagtcccatttactatcattgttaaaagaacatacatagtagcttgttaaaagtacaggtctgtagaaatgcagtaacataccatggtagcatcaagtctaatatattaaaaataaaatattgaaatgaatggagaaccacctgaaattggcttgcgacccacagtttgagaaacactgccctataggcTTCTCTGCCTGTTCTTGTTTGATTCCTAAACAAAAGTGGTTTACAGTCTTTTCATTTTCACCTCTGGTAAACTGGTTCTGGTAAGCTTTGTTAAATTCTGGTTCTGGTAAAATTTGTTAAATCCTgagggcaaacacacacacacacacacacacacacacacacacacacacacacacacacacacacacaagatactAGAATATAGCTGTTATGGAAGAAACCAAAACAAGCACATACATTAGAATATAAAAATGCCACAATGTAGTtggatctctttttaaaaaacagtggacTTCTGGAAATTACATAGACAAATGTATAAATTTGAAGGGCAAAAGAAGATATAGAGACAGCATTTCAGATGTGAATGTGCAAGGTTGTTGGAATTATCATTTTAAGCTGTAACATATACCATAAAAATTGTTGGAGGAGACACTGGGAATGAACGTGCACAATGGGAATAGAATTCTCTTTCAGCTAAACTGTAAATGATTGTTTGGGGCCTTTGGACTTGTGTCTGCCCCAGTCACATCTATTAGGTAGGGACATGCGGCCATGGGctgcagatgaggcagagcctcacctaagcTCCAGGACCACCCAGAACtgagctcccagatgtgactgaagATGTTCTCCATTTGcgtccaggagcctttctgaggcccgcaaaggctgcatgtggcctctgtgggcttcaaaaagCCCCCCGGGCATGttttaaaagcacttctggtttttggcagaaAACACCTCCGAGAGGCCGCATGCAGagtctccaggcctcagaaaggttccggacatgaccagaacaaGATTCTGGTCACATATGGAGGCATAGTGACCCAGAAATGTTACGGCAGTTTTGGCCGCATGACGTTATATATTTCCCTGTGGTTATGTATAATTTGGAGCAGGAAGTGATAAGCCTGCCCCCACACCCACACTTTATATGTGATTGAGGTAGACTTGTATTAGAAGACAAGTAACTGTTGCCCTGTACTGCCTAGtatttgaactgttgccttctttCGAATGCCAATGGAAGCTGTTATTCAAGTAAAAATAGCATTTTGGGAGGGGCACAATTGGGTTTAGAACCATGGCAGAAGCAAGTACGTTTTTCCTTGCCTTTGTGGATTAAGCATTCTCATAATATTTGCTTTGCAAGTGCACTCTCCATCTCTAGAGCATGATCCAATGGTTCAACTTATTCTCCCCCTTCACTGGCCACAAGCAGTTCTTTATAACCTtgaaactgcaatcctgtgcacactttcatGTCCACATTGACCATAGTGctacttacttctgactaaacatgcctaggattggcacAGACTTTGCACCTTCTTCATCCACTGCAACAGTCGGTGAGTTAAGGATGGAttaagcagtggcatacctaaggagGTGCATaaggtagcaattgcaccgggcaacaagctttagggggacaacaacctgagcttgacactagtggccaaaattgtgaaaaccttggtatttttgaataataccatcatgttaaatatcattcgatgtggaatttaatgcagaatgcaatgaaacaaactgcgtcaaaatatctcaattctatcaaatgttatagccaaataaccagaaaataaaaacacaactgtgttatgtaacaaaaactggattttcaacttaaaactgagactgattgttccaagagcaaatTAGGTGTTATTGTGATACAACAGGGAACCAAAAAGGTACGAatatggggggagcctggggggaggcggcagagcaagcaggtggcaagctgctggggggaggaggcagattttcccccattttcacttttttaaatgcctgggtatgacgtcacttctggggcatcatttttcacttggcaccaggctacatgatcattagctatgccactgtggatAAGTGTAAGTCTGAGAAGTTCCCCCACGGCCTCAGATAGGGTTTCAGGAACTGAGAGGAGCATATTCATGGCTGTGATTCTCAACATGCAACTGCAATATAATAGGACCCATCCCTAACCATAATGAAGCAAATAATACAGAAGCGGCATGTGAAACAATACATGCTAATCTGTGGCTAAAGTGATTGCATTTAAAGGACTAGTGTGCATACTGTCTGAAAAAGGACAGGTTCAATGAATTGTTTTTGCTTCTTTGGTCAGACTTGAACTGGCTGGAAAATGTATCTTTGGGAGAATGCAGTTACCCTCCCTCTGGGTAACTCTGCCAGCAATGGAGGAAAGGGGAGCAACTCCATTCATTTCTTCTTGTAGAAATTCATTTGCAAAAGCAAacactattttaaaaacaaaaacccatatgtttgagtgtcttttaaAAGGCTCACACATACAAAATGCAGTTGAAACGGACCTTTTGTAGATTTGTGGTTATTTTATTTAGCACAGATAAAACCAGCTGGCACATTGTGATGAAAGCCTTGGTGAAGGAAacggagcagtggcatagctagagggggtgcaaagcacgaagttttgcagtcacctgaatgtgctgtgcaagcagcctttTCCCagtcccttcggagccattctgggtggaggaagcaaaatggaaacagaacacctctattttgctcccactgcctggaatggcttcaaaaaggaggggttgcttgcatggcacgttgaggcacctgcaaaacttcgtgctttgcaccccctctagctacgccagagATGGGTTTTAAAGCTGTGTTTGGAAGGTCAGACTGGTGTCCCGCATTTTCTGGGCATATATGTCATCGAATTGTTCATTCTGAGCCACTGTGAAGTGCTCCTTCCAGTCTCCAACTATGCCTGCAAGTGAAACAattcagaaaatttttttttaaagagacccTCCACAATCAGTCTTGGCATGCTCATGGACCAGTGGCGGTGTTTGCACTGGAGTAGGTGAAAGTGGAAATGCCAATCCATTTCTGTTCAGCTGGACATGCAATCATCCCACTGCATTTCAGTGCTACCATTGAGCCTGGTCTAAATTGGAAACAAAACTGCCccacttctttctttctcctttgagCACGGCTTGGTGAGACTTCAACTTCTTAATTTCTGGACACCCTTTTCTTAACTAGCTTGTCTGCTGAGAAACCAATGCACTGCTGCCCTAGAATCCCAGTTgtattgcaaaggattctgggaaatGTTCCCAGGCAAACCACTCACTTTACAAGTGGCATTGCTGGGCTCTTCCCTATCCTGCCCTTCTGAAATACAGCGTATAACTCTCCCGTAGCTACACAATACAGGTGTTGATTGGTACTAGTAGGTAAATGTCTTAAGGAAACTTACTTCTTTTATTGATCTTCTCACTAATGATCTTCTAAGACACTTTTGAAGAGCCTTAaggggtagacctgagctcccattccAACACTGCTCTCTGAAACCACCTCTTCCAGGTGCATAGACCTGAACTCCTGGTTGAactggcctccatggctgaggtttgtTGGGtgcgtagacctgggctcccacacaGGCTTGGGGGTTCAGATCTATCTGCTGGGTAGATCCGGGCTCCCATTtcacctcttccaggtgggtagacctgggctcctgaccatgcttgggctgcttcccatcCAGTGGGCACGCTTCCCTGCTGATGCCTCAGTTTGGGAGGGGCCACACACCTCCCTGGACCTTGGGCACATCTTGGCTTCAGTAGCCTAACTGAGAAGCAGAACTGAGAGCAACctatcttgcagggttgttgttgaGAGAGAAAAGCAACCAAGACGTAAAAGGGATGGATGGCTGATCTAGTGGTAGAGCTAACTGGGGACAGAAATGGAAATCCATGTACTGTTCTTCCTTTCTAGCCTAATCCAAAGCCAATGCCCTCTTCCCAGCCCTCCTTATAATCTGTCATCCACGGGCTATgctattatttattatatatatctTCCCAGTTATCTTCTACttaggtggttggcaaccttcagtctcaaaaaactatggtataagcctacagcacctggtattcccaggcggtctcccatccaagtgctaaccaggcctgaccctgcttagcttccaagatcagatgagatcaggcatgtgcaaggtaacagttgctgttccaAACAGTTGCTTCTGCTTAAGAGCACCACAAAAAATGTGGCATATGGGACTGGAGTACCACATCATGCAACAGAGAATGTTATGGGGACAATGAAGTGGGAGGGTAAGGCAGACAGGTCAGAGGTTTAGAGAAGGCCGATTGGGAGTCTTGATAAACCTGAGGtagctagggttgccaactgatgaGGGGGAAAGCACAGCTTGGCCTAATCCTGCTTTTAATAGCAAGAGCCTTGTCACAACATAGAGATAAATGTCATCACCTGCTAATTTTGCAGATCAAATGGCTGTTACAGGCACAACAGCAGGAATCAGAAAAATAGTTGGTAACCCCTGTTATGGTCTACCTACTAAGGGTCAAGGGTTGGCTTTTGATGGGCAGCTACTCAAGGCCCCATACTCTTTAGAAGGGCTCACTGCTGATCTCAGCTTATCCTCTGTGCACATAATCATATCGGTGGTGGAGGCACACCTAAGTAAGGCAACCTGCCAAAGTCCTCCCTTCCAATCCTAGAGCAGTCTTTGAATGGACTGGTGAAAGGGCATGTAGCCTTCCTCACCCTCTTATAACTGAAAGCAAAGGGTTTATTATGCTGATGGCTGAGTGCTGGACAGATGGGTGGCATCTGATAATCCAGCATGATCAGCTGATGGCAGCTGGAGATTAGGAGAAGGGAATGCTTCAGTTTGTTTGAATGAGGTTTCCAGGACAGTTTAGGAAATGCGACATCCACTGCCCCTGGCTATGAGAAGGGTTGTGGAAGTGTTCTCTTTGGCAGTCAAACATTACCTGACTTCTTTGTTGTGACCTTTATACAATTTAACTCCTAATTtattgcacagagagagagagagagagagagagagagtttctgaTTGTAAAACAGCAACTTACAGTGTGAAACATAGAGAAGCAGAAAGGGAGCAGCTAGTTGGCTGATGGAGGCTGCTGTGCAGGGCAAGGCCTTGCTCTGGGGATCTGATGTGGGATAGCAGAACTGCTGCTTTGTATGAATGCTCGCTGTCTGCCTTCACTtagacctgcggttttcaaactctccaggagtttggaaatcacagtaagtgcttgcaggggaggggaggggagggcaggggagggaggaagcagaggaggctcagggggctacagggactgggatgcactcaccaggccctgcagcagcctgttggtggttcagggagccctgcatgagtgtcttcagggctccccaacgttctaaaagtgaaagtggagcgattgtactccacttccagttttgctgagcaattgctctactttcacttttagaacaTTGGGGAACCTTGCAGAtgctcctgcagggctccctgcatccccctgagcctcccctcccctgctgcagggactgctgctgctgctgctgctgcagggactgggtccctgagcgatgtgatcctggcgatcaagtcactgcctcctccctgcctcctggctgccccccaccccttaagggggcagaaaccaggtccttcaggctggggcgtcatgatgccccagtttgaataccactgacttaGACTCTCCTTGTAGATTAGCAAGGAAAGAAGACATAACTAAGCTGCCATACATCTCTAGTGCATGCGTGCGcacgctctcgctctctctctctctctctctctctcatcccaaaGCAACTGAAGTTGTGTTGCATTAGTATTTTGCACAGGAGATACTGTGGAATGTGCCACAATCTTGATTCTTTACTTCCACAGCTCCCAAGGAAGCCCAGAAGATGTTTTGTGGGCACTGTTGATTTTTGTTGTCATCCATTGTCACCCCACCATACCATTAACTGCATCTATTTAGTACTCTTTCCTCCTGTTTGGGACCATGCTGCTTCCTTAAAGAAAATACATACAGATTAATCTGTATGGAAAAAGGTATCTCTGAGCATATAtagtttccttctcttcctcatcAAATGCAGTCTGTGCATGTACATTTAGGATTAAGGACCAGCAGGACCTTGGAAGGCTTCATCCTAGTATTTTAAAGCtgagttttaaaacattttgaaaatgaagcagtacccccctcccctgcaacttcCTGGATAACTTTCTCACTCCAAATGACTTTTGAAATGCCTGGAGTCTATAACATACAGCAGTACCTGTACTTCCAGACCCATGACATAGTTTAACAGGGATGTGCCCAAGTCACGAAGCTCGAGTCACCAACGCTGTGACTCGACTTGCGAGTCATAGTGTGTGCTTgtcgtgacttgacttgaaaaattCCTTGGAGTCATGAGTGTGATTCATCACAAGTCCTTGagcaaaatgcacagaaaaaagaaaGGTGATGGTGGGTATGTAAGTAAGTAAGAAAGAATGCATATAGATGAAAGAGATAAGGAATTGAGTCATTTTGAGTTCAGACTCTTTTTTCGAGTCACTGGCCCCCAATTTGTGAGTTGAGTTGGGGTCGGTGGCATCCACAAGTCGAGTCAACTCAAGTCATCAAAAACAGCTGCTTAGCACGACTCAACCCAAATCGAGTGCCCATTGCTATAGCTTAATGTTAATACTCTGAATGTGCTCAGGCCTGCTTCCATCATTGCTCCCTACTCTCCCACAGTGCCCCTGTCCTATCCAAGTTGGAGCCAGCCTCTTTTCCTTGCCTTTTCTCATGAAGGGAGACACCGTGTGATCCAAAATGGAAGATGGTACAGTGCTGTAATTCGCCATCGGATTTGCTTTCATGCTCTCGAATGATGTGTGTTGCACGATCTTGCTCAGAACTGATTCAGATAACTCCAGGCCTAGGAACTTGGCTACCTTTTGGATTTCTTGGGCTGGatcctttaattaaaaaaaaaaagatgagacaAGATTAGACTGTAGACACTTGATGAAGATGAATCTGGCTTTTTGTGTTGGTGGTGCTGCTCACTCTGCTTCTTTGCCACTGAATGGGGCCACTGCTGTCAGGCACTTTTGAGCAAGCTCCTTAGtaactcgcagcccaatcctatgcatgtctactcagaagtaaatcccgttcgagtcaatagggcttacatcCTAtctaagcgtggataggattgggctgccaagctGCTACCTTAGAAGAAAGAGCCTGTTTGAGATGGAGAGAGCTGCGCACCTTTTTCATGTCTTCATAAAAGAGGTACAGAATTGGGTGCCGATCCTTGGCCTTCCACCAACCGCGAACATGGTCAAACCATGAGCCGTAGGCAACTGCAAAGAGACAGAGGAAAGCGTGAACCGCAGCATCATGATTCACCCCCCTAAATTCACCCCCGCAAAACGAGGCACCAcggacactcgcctataagtcgatcccacagataagtcaagggcaggttttgagccaacaatcatggaattttctatgaccctcggataagctgggggttaaacttaggggggtgtctgactatagttttgtctgattttaccccaggccagatcctgaaaaataactcaCCACCagttgttacctaagaactgtagtctctaatttattaaaaacatagtaaaagatcataagatacatttttattctttttaaattctggtcttcatcacctttttgtaagcactatcagagtaagtgtactgtaaactacataccagtaaaacagtggttcccaacctggtattcatgtactcccagggacactcaacaggacctttaagggtacttgaaaaagaatggaataatggtagaaaaaggcaggtcaagctccagaatgccttgcaagacaggaatgccttgcaaggactagcaaggcaggaagggaggtagctagttggctgtgaaagccccaccaatagctagtttttggtcaccaattcatgtatgaaccagtgattgaaaaccagcacagtaaaaaagctgaaacataatatggaaagtgatttatcacccagaatttctcagcacacttctgctgcaaaatagtgcaaaggcagagtcttctgttcctccaacagataaaaagagaaaacactgtgatgaatacacgAAGTCtaggttttcatagagaggagatgagggcttgtattattacaaacattttgctaatatgaagggtacaatttatggaagggACAAGCAATTTATGCCAAGggacatgcaagtgaaaaaggttgggaaccactgcaggagaaccatgaattaaatccacctttaaggtggacatgaggagaaccatgaatcaaagacacctttaaggtgtctggtgtgttaagccagaagctctacatacaacatacaacttataacacataactgaggaggaggcaggaggtctggtctagagggtagagcctctgttagcctgaagataacatcagaaggttggcAGCTccaggacactggcagctccctgcaCTTCTGAGAATTATGagcccttgaagcagctgacaagctgagctgagtgatttcacctgctcttgctgtgagcaagaagtgtcttcttcttctgccctccatgagagagatggagctgctt is a window of Tiliqua scincoides isolate rTilSci1 chromosome 5, rTilSci1.hap2, whole genome shotgun sequence DNA encoding:
- the LOC136654372 gene encoding sulfotransferase 1C1-like, whose product is MDLKAGWQDLDPKYKKRTTLVEFEGVPLITYMLENWDPIWGFQARPDDLLICTYPKAGTTWIQEIVDMVQHRGDIEKCARAPIYERMPFIEMCLPKPLPSGVEEAEAMPSPRTLKSHLPVHLLPPSFWKQNCKIIYVARNAKDNAVSYFHFHFMAKLMPEIGNWDQYMEDFLTGKIAWGSWFDHVRGWWEAKDRHPILYLFFEDMKEDPAREIRKVAQFLGLDLSELDLNRIVQHTSFESMQANPMANYTTMPSFIMDHAESPFMRKGTVGNWKKYFTVAQSERVDDICARKLAGSGLTFRTQL